From the genome of Aerococcus urinaehominis:
ATGGCGATTTGGTAGGGGTAGATACTGTAATTTCTTTAGATGGTTTTTTTGCTGATTCTTGCTGGTCATATGCCGTTGGAGAGGTTAGTGAAGAAGTTAAAGATTTGATGGCTGTAACTAAAGAGTGTTTATATTTAGGTATCGAACAAGCTAAGGTTGGCAACCGAATTGGTGATATTGGTCATGCCATCCAAAGCTATGCTGAGTCTAAAGGGTATTCAGTGGTGAGAGATTTTGTTGGACATGGTATCCAACCGACGATGCATGAGGATCCGGCAGTCCCTCATTATGGTAAACCAGGACGGGGCCAGCGTCTACGAGAAGGTATGACGATTACGATTGAACCGATGATTAATACGGGAGATTGGAAGATGCAAATGGACAATAATGGGTGGACGGCCAGAACGATTGATGGGGGCTTGTCTTGCCAATATGAACACACATTAGCAATAACTAAAGAGGGTCCCCGTATTTTTACTAAGCAAAAAGGCGAATAAACTTTGCTGTTAAGGTTTAAAAAGGGTGATTATGGTATAATTTGCTAAAAATAAACTGAGGAGCAGGTCATGAAGAAAAACGAGCAAGCGGACGCCTATCAAAACCAAAATGATAGGGTGAGCTACCGCAAGAGACAACCACGGA
Proteins encoded in this window:
- the map gene encoding type I methionyl aminopeptidase, producing MITIKTQREIEGMEKAGQLLASIHEELRDFIKPGITTWDIDQFVEKRTKELGAIPEQIGYEGYQFATCTSVNDEICHGFPEKNRVLKDGDLVGVDTVISLDGFFADSCWSYAVGEVSEEVKDLMAVTKECLYLGIEQAKVGNRIGDIGHAIQSYAESKGYSVVRDFVGHGIQPTMHEDPAVPHYGKPGRGQRLREGMTITIEPMINTGDWKMQMDNNGWTARTIDGGLSCQYEHTLAITKEGPRIFTKQKGE